The genomic stretch CGCCGCCAGATCCAAGGAAAACCGCGGTGCAAAGCCCGGCCCGTTATTCCTGAAAATCTTCATCACCTCACCCGGGCGGAGATCCAAGGCACCTGCCCCTCTTGCTAAGACGGCTTGTCCTGTAGACGGCACGATGGCGCCTCATTTCCTCCATATGGGGGCACAGGGCGAGGCGGGGCCCCCAAAGATCGTAGTGAGGCTTGCCGCTCCGGCTGATGTGGATGGTCCGGACTCCGTGGCTCCTCCCCCACCGGATCAGTTCCTCCACAGAGTCGGCCAGCACCTTGCACATGGGAGAGCCCTTGGGCAATTTGAATTCAGGGTAGTCTCTTGGGGCAGGTTGATGAAGAAAATAGATCATGTCTCAGTCCCCACCGTCTCTCCCTTCATCCACGCTCCCCCCTCCGGGCCCAGACAGATCCCCTGCCCTATGATGCCAGCACGGCCTCTTCCTGTCAACCTCCAGGACCCTGGAATCCGGAGTGTCACCTGGTGGAGTTTCCTGACTTTTGGAGAATACCCTTGCCTCCGAGCGACATTGCGGAAGCGGTGGGGTACCCATCAAGGGTGAGCGGGAAGGGGAAAGGTCGTGTTCGTGATTCGTGTTCGTGGAATTCCCCACCCGCGAACCTTGATAGGGTCACCGCGTGAGCTCAGGAGCGAGGGGACAAGGGTGTTCTCCTGCCAAGACAGAAAACGATCGTGAAGTCATATACTTGCAAGACTCCCGGGCCGAAAACTCAGGAAACTCCACTGTCACCGGGCCTTGACTGACCCCTCGCAAGCCGGTTAGATTGAAAAAAACCGATATTTGAGAGCGCCCATGGAAAGACTTGAAAATATTCCCGTGGAACTCGACCCGGAGGAAATCAGGACCAGACTTCGCCTCGATTCTCCTCACGAGGTCCAGGCCCTGATCGAGACTGCCCGGCCCCTTGTCAAGCCCAGAGCGGTCTACACCGTATGTTATGTCGAGGAGAGGCTCGAAGACGGAGTGGTGCTCCAGGACACCCGGTTTACCAGCCGTATTCTTGCAACCAACCTCAGAGACACAGAACGGGCCTTTCCATACGTTGTAACCATCGGGCCCGAGTTGGAGGAGAAAGCCGCCTCTTCCAAGGATCTGCTGGAGCAGTACTATCTCGACGTGGTCGGTAATGTGGCCGTTTCAACTGCACGGAAGTATCTGGAAAACCACCTGGTAGACAGGTTCGGCCTCGGGCGGATGTCGAGAATGAGTCCCGGCTCCTTGAAGGACTGGCCTATTCAGG from Deltaproteobacteria bacterium encodes the following:
- a CDS encoding vitamin B12 dependent methionine synthase; translation: MERLENIPVELDPEEIRTRLRLDSPHEVQALIETARPLVKPRAVYTVCYVEERLEDGVVLQDTRFTSRILATNLRDTERAFPYVVTIGPELEEKAASSKDLLEQYYLDVVGNVAVSTARKYLENHLVDRFGLGRMSRMSPGSLKDWPIQEQKILFSVLGDVEREIGVKLTASFLMIPRKSVSGIYFPKEIPFLSCQLCPRKGCPSRQAAYDKETAAKYGVGE